The Desulfuromonas sp. genome includes a region encoding these proteins:
- a CDS encoding Mu transposase C-terminal domain-containing protein, translating into MEDGYEKVLELLLDTKYSQAIRARLVVEELLSVNAIVEWLAPDDRKGEMFRVLYFDKKEDQIVIFPLPGDKDFPFVSDLNSVLEALNNGEAFIRPNDPYGSPKQQDSQFKKKDLARRDRAWRAIEELVHEEPEIYCFEGRGKKVAAAARRAETTKKYIIKWMRAYWRRGKVKNALLPSYENCGGKGKEKPCPEECKRGRRRKIKTSEEDFGVNITDLDKSIILLSINNFYNLKESHSIRKTYDWMMAEYYNKGYEVKNGTKFPILPPVEERMTIDQFRYWFRKILDLKKSLVSRKGTRGFNLRHREILKSSTLSTSGPGHTFQIDATIADVYVVSSLNRTRIIGRPVLYFVVCVFTRMIVGFYVGLEGPSYLGAAMALFNTAVDKVELCSRYGIVIEKGAWPSFGFSQYLIADRGEMISNITDQLVNGFDTRIVNTPPYRADFKGIVEQQFRRANIDMIEWAPGSIDKRFRERGERDHRLDAKLTIDEFTTLIIHMILNHNKNHYFEDYPLSPEMNQDGVKPVPLDLWDWGMENCIGHIRHWTTEELIRGLMPTDTASIQEGGIKFKNLFYTCDRAHDEAWFTLARNRGRGKAKVSYDPRRMDRIFLHDPHGNELIECRLLEKSEEFGLHRVEDVEEFFFEQKPKKRKHSSQEMQGNAEFLATMKEITGQAEALTNAALERSGDVSDASRVANIRENRAEERKNIGEKEAFDPIKQEEGSREFPGENCAAREDHDHVDESDELDVLGASKASALDMLKSLRG; encoded by the coding sequence GTGGAAGACGGATATGAAAAAGTCCTTGAACTACTCCTCGACACTAAATATTCGCAGGCGATAAGAGCGAGGCTCGTTGTGGAAGAACTGCTTAGTGTAAACGCAATAGTTGAGTGGCTGGCTCCAGACGATCGGAAGGGGGAAATGTTTCGTGTCCTCTATTTTGATAAAAAAGAGGACCAAATAGTCATTTTCCCTTTGCCGGGAGATAAAGATTTTCCATTTGTCTCAGACTTGAATTCAGTTTTGGAAGCCCTCAATAATGGCGAAGCGTTTATTAGGCCAAATGACCCATACGGTTCTCCGAAGCAGCAGGATTCGCAATTCAAGAAGAAAGATTTGGCTCGGAGGGATAGGGCCTGGAGGGCTATTGAGGAACTAGTTCACGAAGAGCCAGAAATTTATTGTTTTGAGGGGAGAGGAAAAAAAGTCGCGGCAGCGGCTAGGCGGGCCGAAACCACGAAAAAATACATCATTAAATGGATGCGTGCCTACTGGCGGAGAGGCAAGGTGAAGAATGCCTTATTGCCAAGCTATGAAAATTGTGGGGGGAAAGGCAAAGAAAAACCATGCCCTGAGGAATGCAAACGGGGTAGGCGTAGAAAGATAAAGACAAGCGAAGAAGATTTTGGTGTGAACATCACGGATCTTGACAAGTCTATAATCCTGTTATCCATTAATAATTTTTACAATTTAAAGGAAAGTCATTCGATCAGGAAAACATATGATTGGATGATGGCCGAGTATTACAATAAAGGTTACGAGGTAAAAAATGGCACAAAGTTTCCAATTTTGCCTCCTGTTGAGGAACGTATGACAATCGACCAGTTTCGATACTGGTTTAGGAAAATCTTGGATCTTAAAAAATCGCTTGTTTCGCGAAAAGGCACTAGGGGGTTTAATCTCCGTCACCGCGAAATATTGAAAAGCTCCACGTTGTCAACATCTGGTCCCGGGCACACTTTTCAGATTGATGCAACTATTGCAGATGTATATGTAGTATCAAGTTTAAACAGGACAAGAATTATAGGGCGGCCTGTTCTGTATTTTGTAGTCTGTGTCTTTACTAGAATGATTGTTGGGTTTTATGTTGGGCTTGAGGGGCCGAGCTACCTCGGCGCAGCAATGGCTTTATTTAATACGGCCGTAGACAAAGTAGAGTTGTGTTCAAGATATGGAATTGTAATAGAAAAGGGGGCCTGGCCCTCGTTCGGATTTTCACAGTACCTAATTGCCGATAGGGGCGAGATGATAAGCAATATCACGGATCAACTCGTCAACGGATTTGACACTAGAATAGTAAACACGCCTCCGTATCGAGCAGATTTCAAGGGCATAGTTGAGCAACAATTTAGGCGGGCAAATATAGACATGATCGAATGGGCCCCCGGATCAATCGATAAGCGTTTTCGAGAGCGCGGAGAAAGAGATCATCGCTTAGATGCCAAGCTGACAATTGATGAATTTACTACGTTGATTATTCACATGATATTGAACCACAATAAAAACCATTATTTCGAAGATTATCCCTTGTCGCCAGAAATGAATCAAGACGGTGTTAAGCCAGTGCCTTTAGATCTTTGGGACTGGGGCATGGAAAATTGCATTGGCCATATTCGTCACTGGACCACAGAGGAGCTGATTCGTGGCCTAATGCCTACTGATACGGCGTCAATCCAAGAAGGTGGAATTAAGTTCAAAAATTTATTTTATACATGTGACCGGGCCCATGATGAGGCTTGGTTTACATTGGCTCGGAATAGGGGGCGGGGCAAAGCGAAGGTGTCTTACGACCCCAGGCGGATGGATAGGATTTTTCTTCATGACCCGCACGGGAATGAATTGATTGAATGTCGGTTGCTTGAAAAATCAGAAGAATTTGGATTGCATCGGGTGGAAGATGTTGAGGAATTTTTCTTTGAGCAAAAGCCTAAAAAAAGAAAGCACAGCTCTCAGGAAATGCAGGGCAATGCCGAGTTTCTGGCAACGATGAAAGAAATAACTGGTCAGGCCGAAGCCTTAACAAACGCAGCCCTTGAAAGATCAGGGGATGTCAGCGATGCCAGTAGGGTTGCGAATATTAGAGAAAACCGTGCCGAGGAACGCAAAAATATTGGTGAAAAAGAGGCATTTGATCCAATAAAACAGGAAGAGGGTTCTAGGGAGTTTCCCGGTGAGAATTGCGCGGCTCGAGAAGATCATGACCATGTCGATGAGTCGGATGAATTGGATGTGCTTGGGGCCAGTAAAGCATCTGCTCTCGATATGCTGAAATCATTAAGGGGCTAG
- a CDS encoding ATP-binding protein → MGSKNQNLGSVLKGNRVKAVYTESSHSSYRHNALIEALHPILGPDKAALLMRRKPIFDESSRLLPAWERAEMVQGILHYVEPLPSFIELESRFSKMIRNGYMTRNPIETEWVKQINSGFEDLRFDRGGADYLPPIRSNAAGCAIIGASGSGKTTAIESVLGLYDQVIEHSKYNGKAFIHKQLVWLKLECPSNGSTKALCCTFLGAVDEVLGTKYLKKLGHVRKTEEDLIQEMARIAALHSLGVLVIDELQRLNEARSGGDIKMMNFFVQLSNAIGVPVVLVGTFRALKLFRKSFSQARRATGLGDEMWTNMAHDDIWDFFLEGLWCYQWTKTNTPLTHELNEAMYEASQGIIDVAIKLYMLVQWSVIGHGKEIITPAMVRKVAKEKMKVIQPALNALKFGTVDNLEILDDLMPDRKTMKAYLKEAQEKVLVGETLKTLSVQRENESKGGQDALLIKTVSFLSMAGIDSKDCEVAARTALGRFAEDADETLAFQEAFRVACELMEKRQAEKERKRGRGKGRKKTAPAVSLSGDLRESVEHSGDKSPYDSLEGAGNMRPPSEFLEEGGVL, encoded by the coding sequence ATGGGCAGCAAGAATCAAAATTTGGGTTCGGTTTTGAAGGGTAACAGGGTTAAAGCGGTGTATACAGAAAGCAGCCATTCTTCGTATCGGCACAATGCACTTATAGAGGCTCTCCACCCTATTCTTGGGCCGGACAAGGCCGCATTGTTGATGCGGAGAAAACCGATTTTCGATGAAAGTTCGCGCTTGCTCCCTGCGTGGGAGCGAGCGGAGATGGTGCAAGGGATTCTTCATTATGTTGAACCTCTTCCGTCCTTTATTGAGTTGGAGAGCCGGTTTTCCAAAATGATACGCAATGGCTATATGACAAGAAATCCCATCGAAACTGAATGGGTCAAACAGATCAACTCTGGTTTTGAGGATTTGAGATTTGACCGGGGAGGGGCAGACTATCTTCCACCAATTCGGTCTAATGCCGCAGGATGCGCAATAATCGGAGCTAGTGGTTCAGGCAAGACTACCGCTATCGAGAGCGTTCTGGGCCTCTATGACCAAGTGATAGAACATTCCAAGTACAATGGAAAGGCCTTCATCCACAAACAACTCGTTTGGCTGAAACTGGAGTGTCCTTCAAACGGGTCTACAAAGGCCCTGTGTTGTACCTTCCTCGGGGCTGTTGATGAAGTCCTTGGCACTAAGTACCTGAAAAAGCTAGGCCATGTGCGAAAAACAGAGGAGGACCTCATTCAGGAAATGGCTCGTATTGCGGCCCTCCATAGCCTGGGAGTTTTGGTGATCGACGAGCTGCAACGGTTAAATGAGGCACGAAGTGGCGGCGATATAAAAATGATGAATTTTTTTGTCCAGCTCTCGAATGCGATAGGGGTTCCCGTTGTGTTGGTTGGGACATTCCGGGCGTTGAAGCTTTTTCGAAAAAGCTTTTCGCAAGCCCGCCGGGCTACTGGGCTTGGTGATGAAATGTGGACCAACATGGCCCACGATGATATTTGGGATTTTTTCCTCGAGGGGCTATGGTGTTATCAATGGACAAAAACCAATACCCCTTTAACCCATGAGCTCAATGAAGCAATGTACGAGGCTTCGCAAGGAATTATAGATGTTGCAATAAAACTCTATATGCTTGTTCAATGGAGCGTCATTGGCCATGGAAAGGAAATAATCACACCAGCCATGGTTAGGAAGGTGGCTAAAGAGAAGATGAAAGTTATACAGCCAGCCTTGAATGCACTTAAATTTGGAACTGTTGATAACCTCGAAATCCTTGACGATTTGATGCCCGACAGAAAGACTATGAAGGCCTATCTTAAGGAAGCGCAAGAGAAGGTTTTGGTCGGTGAAACTCTGAAGACCCTTAGTGTGCAGCGCGAGAATGAATCAAAGGGAGGACAAGACGCCCTCCTGATAAAAACAGTGTCATTTTTGTCCATGGCAGGAATAGATTCAAAGGACTGCGAAGTGGCAGCTCGCACTGCGTTGGGGCGGTTTGCCGAGGATGCCGACGAAACCCTAGCCTTCCAGGAGGCGTTTCGGGTGGCCTGTGAGTTGATGGAAAAACGGCAAGCTGAAAAAGAAAGAAAAAGGGGGAGGGGCAAGGGGCGCAAAAAGACCGCTCCTGCTGTGTCGCTGTCTGGAGATTTGCGGGAAAGTGTAGAGCACTCCGGGGATAAGTCGCCTTATGACTCTCTGGAGGGGGCGGGCAATATGAGGCCCCCAAGTGAGTTTCTGGAGGAAGGAGGGGTGTTGTAG
- a CDS encoding DUF932 domain-containing protein: MASPDLLQRELKWLGSPTVNHFGTITEIRGLLPTFVRRPFSTVSVDGANDLPSNAFLDVIVRTPLNEGDEEIPVGVVSKQYQLVQHAEVLDKAIEAIKKAGIAPEKVKADLTITKYGERVGLHLQFPEEYGLDPGDGHRLALRLGCFNSVDGSTKFRAVLGWIRFVCSNGMIVGSARTDFRSRHTQSLQVEGLYELLEDGIDRAIKEKDNLQRWVKTPLGEQKLVEWVDGPLAKKWGIKAATRAFHIARKGKDVHVVPFTEKLPPSEKEVEFLDAVPGSSEAAKNLYAVSQVLTWLAGQRSDIEEQLSWQRDVPDLMMGLAG, translated from the coding sequence ATGGCATCTCCTGACTTGCTGCAGAGGGAATTGAAATGGCTTGGTTCGCCTACAGTGAACCACTTCGGAACCATTACAGAAATCCGGGGGCTCCTTCCTACCTTTGTCCGCCGCCCGTTCTCGACCGTCTCGGTCGATGGAGCCAACGACCTGCCAAGCAACGCCTTCCTCGATGTGATCGTCCGGACCCCCCTGAATGAGGGAGACGAAGAAATCCCGGTCGGTGTTGTGTCCAAACAATACCAACTTGTTCAGCACGCAGAGGTTCTCGACAAGGCTATCGAGGCAATTAAAAAGGCTGGCATTGCCCCTGAGAAGGTCAAGGCAGATTTGACAATCACAAAGTACGGAGAGCGCGTCGGCCTGCATCTCCAGTTTCCAGAAGAATATGGCCTTGACCCTGGCGACGGTCACCGCCTCGCGCTGAGGCTCGGGTGTTTCAATTCCGTTGATGGAAGCACCAAGTTTAGAGCCGTCTTGGGATGGATTCGGTTCGTGTGCAGCAATGGAATGATCGTTGGATCAGCCCGGACCGATTTTCGAAGCAGGCATACCCAGAGCCTGCAAGTCGAGGGCTTGTATGAACTGCTTGAGGACGGGATTGATCGAGCCATAAAAGAAAAAGACAACCTGCAAAGATGGGTTAAGACGCCTTTAGGGGAACAAAAGCTAGTCGAATGGGTCGATGGCCCCCTTGCGAAAAAGTGGGGCATCAAAGCCGCGACCAGGGCATTTCACATCGCCAGAAAAGGCAAGGATGTGCATGTCGTCCCATTCACGGAGAAACTGCCGCCTTCAGAGAAAGAGGTCGAATTCCTAGATGCTGTTCCCGGCTCTTCGGAAGCAGCCAAAAACCTCTATGCAGTGAGTCAGGTCCTGACCTGGTTGGCCGGACAACGCAGTGATATTGAGGAGCAGCTTTCCTGGCAAAGAGACGTCCCGGACCTGATGATGGGTCTGGCAGGGTGA
- a CDS encoding DUF6036 family nucleotidyltransferase, with protein MRYDQLEHAIRAACTVSGDDELLIFGSQAILGSYPDAPESLRASIEVDVQSKNLPEMTDHIDGALGLDSQFHVTHGFYVHGVSIEAATLPEGWADRTVTVSDPVGTRGHKGLCIEAHDLAASKLVAYREKDRVFVATLLIESLIDGETLLERIRTLPVDEDTRVRLVRWVEITLADIRGAD; from the coding sequence ATGAGGTACGACCAACTTGAACACGCCATTCGTGCCGCCTGCACTGTTTCAGGCGACGATGAACTTCTCATTTTCGGTTCACAGGCCATTCTTGGTAGCTACCCCGATGCGCCGGAGAGTTTAAGGGCGTCAATTGAGGTCGACGTTCAGTCAAAAAATCTACCAGAAATGACAGACCACATCGATGGGGCACTAGGCCTAGACTCTCAGTTCCATGTAACGCATGGCTTCTACGTTCATGGCGTTTCTATTGAAGCCGCCACGCTCCCAGAGGGGTGGGCCGATAGAACGGTCACGGTTTCTGATCCAGTCGGAACGAGGGGGCATAAAGGTCTATGTATCGAAGCCCATGATCTTGCCGCAAGCAAGCTCGTTGCGTACAGGGAAAAGGATCGGGTCTTTGTTGCGACCCTCTTGATTGAGAGTCTCATAGACGGGGAAACCCTGCTTGAGCGTATCAGGACCCTCCCGGTAGATGAGGACACTCGCGTAAGACTGGTCAGATGGGTTGAAATAACGCTCGCGGATATTCGCGGTGCAGACTGA
- a CDS encoding TnsD family transposase has protein sequence MAIDTFPEFQRDELFYSVISRHKVRLGYQDPKDITEDLFGSRTAAATYDFPCRLRRFCKRLPKDAGITPSSIIKDNTLFPIYEPFLAKARAKDIRKKMACSDFGGAIHNALGVMASGVRGVNALRCCPECVDEDRVECGEAYWHRSHQFPGVAVCHKHKVPLLESHIRVTSRQNKMNFQALEKGYDREWRELASGNSLSLTDVWIAEKVHWILGQELPIWGLGVLRKKYVAHLIRLGLASPLGRVRQREFEKEFVAAFGKSYLKEVWSDVEGECNWLIALVRKPRKATHPLRHLLLMKFLGTEPEEFFPDCGFGNQPFGMPPFPCLNPACRSYRKPAIEEVKITRHTNSGAVVGNFECECGFAYARTGPDTTAEDRFKRTRIISMGSVWEKELQRLDKDPSVGLRMKARFLGVDPNTIVKYLARLNGSGEIRSQKNDDEKGERIAEYRSRLVSAIEENPEKSRTEIRGIAKADYIWLYRHDREWLMDNLPPSMPRSKSSDNRVDWVKRDDDLFSRAKEAIPSLLISTPPQRVTKGRVGQMINSLALLEKHLEKLPKTKQLIERNEETLEDYQLRRVRLAARELRTRGENFAPWAIVRKAGLRPGYSKKVLREIERLAFAEV, from the coding sequence ATGGCCATAGATACCTTTCCGGAGTTTCAACGGGACGAATTGTTTTACAGCGTGATTAGCCGGCACAAGGTTCGCTTAGGCTATCAAGACCCCAAGGATATAACCGAAGACCTTTTTGGGTCGAGGACGGCGGCAGCAACCTATGACTTTCCCTGCCGATTAAGGAGGTTTTGCAAAAGGTTGCCCAAAGATGCGGGGATTACGCCTTCCTCTATCATTAAGGACAATACGCTCTTTCCAATTTATGAGCCATTTCTGGCAAAGGCTAGGGCCAAAGATATTCGAAAAAAGATGGCCTGTTCTGATTTCGGTGGAGCCATCCATAACGCTCTTGGCGTTATGGCCAGTGGTGTTAGGGGGGTTAATGCTTTGCGCTGTTGCCCGGAGTGCGTCGACGAAGATCGAGTTGAATGCGGAGAGGCGTATTGGCACCGATCGCATCAATTTCCAGGTGTTGCTGTCTGCCACAAGCATAAAGTGCCCCTTCTTGAAAGTCATATTCGGGTAACTTCAAGGCAAAACAAGATGAATTTTCAGGCACTTGAAAAGGGGTATGACCGTGAGTGGAGGGAACTTGCGTCGGGCAACAGCCTGTCGCTGACAGACGTCTGGATTGCGGAAAAGGTTCATTGGATTTTGGGCCAAGAGCTCCCAATTTGGGGCCTTGGTGTCTTGAGAAAGAAATATGTTGCGCATTTAATCAGGCTTGGACTTGCGTCTCCACTGGGACGCGTCCGGCAACGTGAGTTTGAAAAGGAATTTGTAGCGGCCTTTGGGAAGAGCTATTTGAAGGAAGTGTGGAGTGATGTTGAGGGGGAATGCAACTGGCTCATAGCTCTGGTCAGAAAACCCCGTAAGGCCACACATCCCCTCCGGCACCTTTTGCTAATGAAATTTCTTGGGACAGAACCGGAAGAATTTTTTCCTGACTGTGGATTTGGGAATCAACCTTTTGGAATGCCCCCTTTCCCCTGTTTAAATCCTGCTTGCAGGAGTTATCGAAAACCTGCAATAGAAGAAGTGAAAATAACTCGACATACGAACAGTGGCGCTGTTGTCGGGAACTTTGAATGCGAGTGTGGTTTTGCCTACGCACGCACTGGTCCTGACACGACCGCCGAAGATAGGTTTAAGCGCACGCGGATTATTTCTATGGGGTCAGTTTGGGAAAAGGAGTTGCAGCGACTGGACAAAGACCCTTCGGTGGGATTGCGGATGAAGGCAAGATTTTTGGGGGTAGACCCTAATACTATTGTGAAATATCTGGCTAGGTTGAACGGTTCTGGTGAAATTCGCTCTCAGAAGAACGACGACGAAAAAGGTGAAAGGATAGCCGAGTATAGGAGCAGGTTGGTTTCTGCAATTGAAGAGAACCCTGAGAAAAGCCGGACTGAGATAAGGGGAATAGCGAAGGCAGATTATATTTGGCTATATAGGCATGACCGCGAATGGCTCATGGATAATCTGCCTCCAAGCATGCCAAGGAGTAAATCTTCCGACAACCGAGTCGATTGGGTCAAAAGGGACGATGACTTGTTTTCTAGAGCAAAGGAGGCCATCCCTTCTCTTCTTATTTCCACGCCCCCACAGCGGGTGACGAAAGGGAGAGTTGGCCAAATGATAAACAGCTTGGCCCTGTTGGAAAAGCACCTTGAGAAGTTGCCAAAAACGAAACAACTTATAGAAAGGAATGAAGAAACCCTTGAAGATTATCAGTTAAGGCGAGTCAGATTGGCGGCCCGCGAGTTGAGGACTCGGGGAGAAAATTTTGCACCATGGGCCATCGTGCGAAAAGCAGGATTGCGCCCAGGTTATTCAAAAAAGGTACTAAGGGAGATAGAGCGGCTGGCCTTTGCCGAGGTTTGA
- a CDS encoding TnsA endonuclease N-terminal domain-containing protein, whose product MGRRRKVDQEKVQKKRLKEGRGQGRGKDYLPYLRVQDVPSLGFVTRAKGWKTGRVHHLMSNHEFNYFLLLEWSGNVVDIREQYPLLPIESTIEIADRLGIKHPADPRTKQPVVMTTDFVVDLEADSGLVQLARAIKPAADLAGKRTVEKLEIERTFWAERKIDWGLVTDRQIPKVLASNLRSLHAAWYRNNLPKDAIRQLARIEVTLFDKVAKGGQQMALSAKQTDELLGLAPGSSLATAKYLLARKMWKTDMKKSLNYSSTLNIRRR is encoded by the coding sequence ATGGGAAGAAGGCGAAAGGTTGACCAGGAGAAGGTACAAAAAAAGCGCCTTAAGGAAGGTCGGGGCCAAGGCAGGGGTAAAGATTATTTGCCCTACCTTAGGGTTCAAGATGTCCCGTCACTAGGTTTTGTTACTCGAGCGAAAGGTTGGAAAACAGGACGAGTTCATCACCTGATGTCCAATCATGAGTTCAACTATTTTTTACTTCTAGAATGGTCAGGCAATGTGGTCGATATCAGGGAACAGTATCCTTTACTCCCGATCGAGAGCACCATTGAGATAGCCGATAGGCTTGGTATAAAGCATCCGGCCGATCCAAGAACGAAGCAGCCGGTCGTTATGACGACAGATTTTGTAGTTGATTTGGAAGCGGATTCGGGCTTGGTTCAGTTGGCCAGGGCGATAAAGCCTGCAGCGGATCTGGCCGGTAAAAGGACTGTTGAAAAATTGGAAATCGAGAGGACCTTCTGGGCTGAAAGAAAAATCGACTGGGGCCTTGTCACAGATCGCCAAATTCCAAAAGTTTTGGCGAGCAACCTTCGCTCCCTACATGCTGCGTGGTACCGAAACAACCTTCCTAAGGATGCTATTAGGCAATTGGCGAGGATTGAAGTAACCCTTTTTGACAAGGTCGCCAAGGGGGGGCAGCAAATGGCATTAAGTGCAAAGCAAACAGATGAGCTCTTGGGCCTTGCTCCAGGATCTTCTCTGGCAACGGCCAAGTATCTTTTGGCTCGAAAGATGTGGAAGACGGATATGAAAAAGTCCTTGAACTACTCCTCGACACTAAATATTCGCAGGCGATAA
- a CDS encoding nuclease-related domain-containing protein, with the protein MSGRPATPRQLCLPRCPGRRDYLDNVIIGPKGLFNVETKTVSKPRCEAKIVYDGEEVRILGARPDRNPIVQAKAQSNWLKGFLIEETARMVAVQSVVLYPGWFVQGPQKHANAAVWTLSPKVLNVFISKRSCQHLRCGHPALQVLPWPSHTKAILRPPS; encoded by the coding sequence GTGTCTGGAAGACCTGCGACGCCAAGGCAACTATGTCTTCCAAGATGTCCTGGGCGACGGGATTACCTGGACAATGTCATCATCGGCCCGAAGGGTCTGTTTAACGTCGAGACAAAAACGGTCAGCAAGCCTCGCTGTGAAGCCAAGATTGTTTACGATGGGGAAGAAGTGCGAATCCTCGGAGCGCGGCCCGATCGCAACCCTATTGTGCAGGCCAAGGCCCAATCCAATTGGCTCAAAGGGTTCTTGATAGAAGAGACGGCGAGGATGGTTGCTGTGCAATCAGTGGTACTCTATCCCGGGTGGTTTGTTCAGGGGCCTCAGAAACATGCAAACGCTGCCGTTTGGACATTGAGCCCCAAAGTGCTAAATGTCTTCATATCGAAACGCTCCTGCCAGCATCTCCGATGTGGACATCCAGCTCTTCAAGTCCTACCTTGGCCGTCGCATACGAAAGCCATCCTGAGGCCCCCCTCGTAA